In Synechococcus sp. CC9616, the following are encoded in one genomic region:
- a CDS encoding CHAT domain-containing tetratricopeptide repeat protein, whose translation MRIINFLSIGCLWLPLGICFNSTIATPVFAAENIAQVTTLTDNQETVNRAIDLQKTGNYAEAAKIWKTLVEIRKSKYGSESLAASYGYNRLGRIYFDQGFYNEAETYLQRALAIQEKQSSADPLEMISTLSYLAVVYQTQSLYSEAEPLFQKAISISEEISGESHVYTAVLYRSLGELYSKQGFYRKAERLFQRAIKIFENKLGIANFQAAITLRHLADVYKKERLYAKATPLYLDVLSIYTKILPENHPETALTLNHLAWAYSEQGLSNKAETLFRQSLDIYLISHGENHPATLVSMNNLAMWYMKEDQAHKAEPLLLEVLSNFEKIYGPNHPSTADIINNLAFLYESQGSSKKSAQMLKRGLIIEADLIQREVPFLARNDRLSFIKSLGFTHEASFSLASSGTSGAEVSLFARLNRQGLLTEIEKRQALISMFSGEQVKLANELKEVMKQIASLAITPDQRKALSERQEFIEKQLYRLLPQLKPRIVEVEEIAKALPADSVLIEFQRYRPFTANRPVDKRWDDERYLAMVLNSNGTIEVVDLGSAELIDKNISKAVEAIESQSNESPALIKRISEIIVYPLLNVVKSTKTWFISPDGELNRLPFAALPTADNGYLSDQVELRLLTTGRELLDLQKPIYLAKGDVLIIADPNYDGVVSQRQVVTSYNHDDTSVKRSAALPTQLKWQRLKATAYEGTKIQGLVGGELLMDLKATATTVKQIRAPQILHLATHAFYLPDQTNKGATPRVASKTQRSSGEGLSTSLLQGESPLLRSGIALAGANQPNANPNDDGYLTALEVAQLDWDGTELVVISACESGRGDIRAGEGVYGLKRAIAVAGARSSLLSLWKVDDAATAAFMESFYQRLKQGKGKADALAETQKEFRNHPIPMWREPYVWAAFQLSGDWRPVEGL comes from the coding sequence ATGAGAATTATCAACTTTCTTTCTATCGGGTGCCTATGGCTGCCTTTAGGAATCTGTTTTAACTCAACGATTGCTACTCCAGTCTTCGCCGCGGAAAACATTGCACAAGTCACCACTTTAACTGACAATCAGGAAACAGTTAATAGAGCGATTGATTTACAAAAGACAGGTAATTACGCTGAAGCTGCCAAGATATGGAAGACTCTTGTTGAGATCAGGAAATCAAAATATGGATCGGAAAGTCTTGCTGCCTCCTATGGCTACAATAGGTTAGGACGTATATATTTTGATCAAGGCTTTTACAACGAGGCAGAGACTTATCTTCAGAGAGCGCTGGCGATACAGGAAAAGCAATCAAGTGCCGATCCTTTGGAGATGATCTCTACACTCAGTTACCTAGCCGTGGTGTATCAAACTCAATCTTTATATAGTGAAGCGGAACCACTGTTTCAAAAAGCAATTTCAATTTCCGAAGAGATATCAGGAGAGAGTCACGTCTACACAGCTGTACTTTATAGAAGCTTGGGTGAGCTATATTCAAAGCAAGGCTTCTACCGCAAAGCAGAAAGATTGTTCCAAAGAGCAATTAAGATTTTTGAGAATAAACTAGGAATTGCTAATTTTCAAGCAGCCATTACTCTTCGACATCTGGCTGATGTTTACAAAAAAGAAAGATTATACGCAAAAGCCACACCGCTTTACCTTGACGTTCTCTCTATTTACACAAAAATACTGCCAGAAAATCATCCAGAGACTGCTTTGACACTTAATCACCTAGCATGGGCATATTCAGAGCAAGGCTTAAGTAATAAGGCCGAGACGCTGTTTCGACAATCTTTAGATATCTATTTAATTTCACACGGCGAAAACCACCCTGCGACGTTAGTAAGTATGAATAATCTTGCGATGTGGTATATGAAAGAAGATCAAGCCCATAAAGCAGAGCCGCTATTGCTGGAGGTGCTCAGCAACTTTGAGAAGATCTACGGTCCAAATCATCCATCTACAGCTGATATTATAAATAATTTAGCCTTTTTATATGAGAGCCAAGGATCAAGTAAAAAATCAGCACAAATGCTTAAGAGAGGTTTGATTATTGAAGCAGATTTGATTCAAAGAGAAGTACCTTTTCTAGCGCGAAATGATCGACTTTCATTTATCAAAAGCCTTGGGTTTACTCATGAAGCAAGTTTCTCATTGGCGTCATCTGGGACAAGTGGTGCTGAGGTATCTCTCTTCGCTCGCTTGAATCGCCAAGGCTTATTGACAGAAATTGAAAAAAGACAAGCACTTATATCAATGTTTTCAGGTGAACAAGTTAAATTAGCAAATGAACTCAAGGAAGTTATGAAACAAATAGCTTCTTTAGCAATCACACCTGATCAACGTAAAGCCCTGTCCGAGCGGCAAGAGTTCATAGAAAAACAATTATACCGATTGTTGCCGCAATTGAAACCTAGGATTGTTGAGGTAGAAGAGATTGCCAAAGCTCTTCCAGCAGATAGTGTATTGATTGAATTTCAACGATATCGTCCCTTTACTGCAAACCGTCCTGTTGACAAGCGTTGGGATGATGAACGCTATTTAGCAATGGTGCTCAATTCGAATGGGACAATTGAGGTGGTAGATTTAGGATCTGCTGAATTAATTGATAAAAATATTAGCAAAGCTGTAGAAGCAATTGAAAGTCAGTCAAATGAATCGCCAGCATTAATCAAAAGAATTAGCGAAATAATTGTTTATCCACTACTGAATGTTGTTAAAAGTACTAAAACTTGGTTCATCTCGCCAGATGGTGAGCTGAATCGTCTGCCTTTTGCAGCTCTACCTACAGCTGACAATGGCTATTTGAGTGATCAAGTTGAGCTGAGACTGTTGACTACCGGCCGTGAGCTCTTAGATCTACAGAAACCAATTTATTTAGCCAAAGGTGATGTGTTGATCATTGCAGACCCAAACTACGATGGAGTTGTGTCTCAGAGGCAGGTTGTTACTAGTTACAACCATGATGATACAAGTGTGAAACGTTCAGCTGCTTTGCCTACTCAATTGAAATGGCAGCGCTTGAAGGCAACAGCATATGAAGGCACAAAAATTCAAGGGTTAGTGGGCGGCGAACTATTGATGGATTTAAAAGCCACTGCGACCACTGTCAAGCAAATTCGTGCCCCACAAATTCTTCATCTAGCGACGCATGCTTTTTACCTGCCTGATCAAACAAATAAGGGGGCGACCCCACGCGTAGCGTCAAAAACGCAGCGCAGCAGTGGTGAAGGCTTGAGCACATCGCTTTTACAAGGTGAAAGTCCGCTATTGAGAAGTGGGATTGCTTTGGCAGGGGCCAATCAGCCGAATGCAAATCCAAATGACGATGGTTACTTAACAGCTTTAGAGGTGGCTCAACTCGATTGGGATGGAACAGAGCTTGTTGTGATTTCAGCCTGTGAGTCAGGGCGAGGCGATATTCGTGCTGGTGAAGGGGTTTATGGTTTGAAACGTGCAATTGCCGTAGCCGGCGCAAGGAGCAGTTTGCTGAGTCTGTGGAAGGTGGATGATGCAGCAACAGCAGCCTTTATGGAGAGCTTCTATCAGCGCTTAAAGCAAGGAAAAGGCAAAGCTGATGCCTTGGCTGAAACGCAAAAGGAGTTCCGCAATCACCCCATTCCGATGTGGCGTGAACCGTATGTATGGGCAGCATTCCAGCTGAGTGGAGATTGGAGACCGGTGGAGGGTCTTTAA
- a CDS encoding type III polyketide synthase yields MPLTLHGIGTAVPTQRLSQEEAVQVAHRINAESPEQKRLMSRIYQKTKVLSRGSVLLDKDAERGTSQEQLSFYGPESPGTAERMQAFEAHAGPLALQAASKALSDSKISPGAITHLVTVSCTGFQSPGVDLFLIDKLELAPSVQRTHIGFMGCHGALNGLRVAHAFAEMDPKAVVLLCAVELCSLHMAYGWHPEKVVANGLFADGAAAVVASAKPSCSDPTLVLRGSGSTVIPDSSDLMHWEIGDHGFAMGLSPRVPDAVGAALLPWLRGWLKDQAIELEAVTSWAVHPGGPRILSTCSDVLSLDPKLLIESRGVLEEHGNMSSATILFILERLRRRSSAGPCLALAFGPGLSAEVALFNLAR; encoded by the coding sequence ATGCCCCTCACACTTCACGGCATTGGCACGGCGGTTCCAACTCAGCGACTGAGCCAGGAAGAGGCGGTGCAAGTGGCGCATCGGATCAATGCCGAGAGCCCTGAGCAGAAAAGGTTGATGTCTCGGATTTATCAGAAAACCAAGGTTCTGAGCCGAGGGAGTGTCCTGCTCGACAAGGATGCCGAACGCGGCACGAGCCAGGAACAGCTCAGCTTCTACGGCCCTGAAAGTCCTGGAACGGCAGAACGGATGCAGGCTTTTGAGGCCCATGCCGGTCCGCTGGCACTTCAGGCCGCGTCGAAAGCGCTCAGCGACAGCAAGATTTCCCCAGGGGCGATCACCCACCTGGTGACGGTCAGTTGCACCGGGTTTCAATCACCCGGTGTTGATCTGTTCCTGATCGACAAGCTTGAGCTGGCTCCGAGTGTTCAGCGGACACATATCGGCTTCATGGGGTGTCACGGCGCACTGAATGGTTTGCGTGTTGCCCATGCCTTTGCGGAGATGGATCCCAAAGCGGTGGTCCTGCTCTGCGCCGTCGAGCTCTGCAGTCTTCATATGGCATATGGATGGCACCCGGAGAAGGTTGTCGCCAATGGTTTGTTTGCCGATGGTGCTGCTGCCGTCGTCGCCTCCGCTAAACCTTCCTGCTCCGATCCGACCCTGGTGTTGCGAGGCAGTGGCTCGACGGTGATTCCTGACAGTTCCGATCTCATGCACTGGGAGATCGGAGATCACGGATTTGCGATGGGTCTGTCTCCACGGGTTCCCGACGCAGTTGGGGCTGCCTTGTTGCCTTGGTTACGTGGCTGGCTCAAGGACCAGGCCATTGAACTGGAGGCGGTGACCAGCTGGGCCGTGCATCCCGGTGGTCCGAGAATTCTCTCGACCTGTTCAGATGTTTTGTCGCTGGATCCGAAGCTTCTGATCGAATCCAGAGGCGTTCTTGAAGAGCATGGCAACATGTCGTCGGCGACGATCCTGTTCATCCTTGAGCGCCTACGTCGGCGGTCGTCTGCAGGGCCTTGCCTCGCTCTTGCTTTCGGCCCCGGATTGAGCGCCGAGGTTGCTCTGTTCAATCTTGCTCGTTAG
- a CDS encoding FAD-binding protein — MPEVNDAQSRLNPTDVKAILSPRSEEEVRKAILTAAEAGDAISMAGGRHSMGGQQFGTGTVHLDLRGMDRIIDFDRRNGLIDVEGGIMWPELIGYLHADQDGSETVWAVRQKQTGIDQVSIAGSLSSNIHGRGLRFPPFVSDIESFRIIDADGRLKVCSRTENRELFALAIGGYGLFGVVTRVTIRLVPRFKVKRMVEVIAVRNLMPLIDAAIEEGFLFGDCQYSIDLHSGEEFHPGVFSCYRPVPDHTPVPEETRHMASSDWADLYRLARTNKGKAFATYKQFYLGTSGQVYWSDAHQLSNVFEGYAAEVSTDQGTEMITEVYVDRDSLIPFLTEVRGDFIRHGVDMTYGTIRFIEPDEESFLPWATRRSVCIVCNLHVMHTPGGIQKAQADFRRIIDRVIEHGGRFYLTYHPWATREQVETCYPRFAEFLDAKLMHDPECRFQSDWYRHYATLFGRV, encoded by the coding sequence ATGCCTGAAGTCAATGATGCTCAATCCCGTCTGAATCCCACCGATGTGAAGGCCATCCTCTCGCCACGTTCGGAGGAGGAGGTCCGCAAGGCGATCCTGACCGCGGCCGAAGCGGGCGATGCGATCTCCATGGCCGGCGGCCGGCATTCGATGGGGGGTCAGCAGTTCGGGACCGGAACAGTGCATCTCGATCTTCGTGGGATGGATCGAATCATTGACTTCGATCGTCGAAACGGTCTGATCGACGTTGAGGGTGGAATCATGTGGCCGGAATTGATCGGTTACCTCCACGCCGATCAGGACGGGAGCGAAACGGTCTGGGCGGTGCGACAGAAGCAGACCGGAATCGATCAGGTCTCCATTGCGGGCTCGCTCTCCTCCAACATCCACGGCCGGGGCCTTCGATTTCCGCCGTTTGTTTCGGACATCGAGTCCTTCCGGATCATCGACGCCGATGGACGCTTGAAGGTGTGCAGCCGAACCGAGAATCGTGAGCTCTTCGCCCTCGCGATCGGCGGGTACGGTCTCTTCGGCGTGGTGACCCGGGTCACGATTCGACTGGTGCCTCGGTTCAAGGTGAAGCGAATGGTGGAGGTCATCGCGGTGAGGAATCTCATGCCTCTGATCGATGCGGCGATCGAGGAAGGTTTCCTCTTCGGCGACTGTCAGTACTCAATCGACCTGCATAGCGGCGAGGAGTTCCATCCCGGAGTCTTCTCGTGCTACCGGCCGGTACCCGACCACACTCCCGTTCCCGAAGAGACCCGCCACATGGCGTCGTCCGACTGGGCCGATCTCTATCGACTCGCGCGAACCAATAAGGGAAAGGCCTTTGCGACGTACAAGCAGTTCTATCTCGGTACTTCGGGTCAGGTCTACTGGTCGGATGCCCACCAGCTTTCGAACGTGTTCGAAGGCTATGCAGCTGAGGTTTCCACCGATCAGGGGACCGAGATGATTACGGAGGTCTACGTCGACCGCGACTCACTGATCCCATTTCTGACCGAGGTGCGTGGGGACTTCATTCGCCATGGAGTCGACATGACCTATGGAACCATCCGGTTCATCGAGCCCGACGAGGAGAGTTTTCTCCCATGGGCTACTCGGAGAAGCGTTTGCATCGTCTGCAATCTGCATGTCATGCACACGCCGGGAGGCATCCAGAAGGCGCAGGCCGATTTTCGCCGGATCATCGACCGGGTGATCGAGCATGGGGGGCGGTTCTATCTCACTTATCACCCGTGGGCGACGAGGGAACAGGTCGAGACGTGCTATCCACGATTTGCGGAGTTCCTCGACGCGAAGCTGATGCACGACCCCGAATGCCGGTTTCAGAGCGACTGGTATCGGCACTACGCGACGCTGTTCGGCCGGGTCTGA